One Kineococcus aurantiacus genomic window carries:
- a CDS encoding asparaginase, with product MPLQLIATGGTISSTGVLGSLEARLGARDLLSTLEGTPAGAEPDVRPLDLTTVVSSALTGADLLQLHRAVRTALDDGADGVVVTHGTDAMEETALLLDLLHDDDRPVVLTGAQRAADALAPDGPANLAAALQLAAHPDARGCGVLVAFDGEAYAARGVRKVHTLRAGAFAAPGYGPTHRVAAGRVELLRRPVRTRPWVLPAGTGDLPRVDVVSTHLGADGTLLDAARAAGARGLVVQAMGAGNAPRGVIEAVEASCAAGVPVVITSRVPEGPVAAVYGTGSALLRGGAVLAGDLSPWQARTVLAVALAADPSDPARACARAFARP from the coding sequence GTGCCCCTGCAGCTCATCGCCACCGGCGGAACCATCTCCAGCACAGGCGTTCTCGGGTCCCTCGAGGCGCGCCTGGGCGCGCGGGACCTGCTGTCCACCCTGGAGGGCACCCCGGCCGGCGCCGAGCCGGACGTCCGCCCGCTGGACCTCACCACCGTCGTCAGTTCCGCCCTGACGGGCGCCGACCTGCTGCAGCTGCACCGGGCCGTGCGGACCGCGCTCGACGACGGCGCCGACGGCGTCGTCGTCACGCACGGCACCGACGCCATGGAGGAGACCGCCCTCCTGCTCGACCTGCTGCACGACGACGACCGCCCGGTCGTGCTGACCGGCGCGCAGCGGGCGGCCGACGCCCTGGCGCCCGACGGCCCGGCGAACCTGGCCGCCGCCCTGCAGCTGGCCGCCCACCCCGACGCCCGCGGCTGCGGGGTGCTCGTCGCCTTCGACGGCGAGGCCTACGCCGCCCGCGGGGTCCGCAAGGTCCACACCCTGCGGGCCGGCGCCTTCGCCGCCCCGGGGTACGGGCCCACCCACCGCGTCGCCGCCGGCCGGGTCGAGCTGCTGCGCCGGCCCGTGCGCACCCGGCCGTGGGTGCTGCCCGCCGGCACCGGCGACCTGCCCCGCGTGGACGTCGTCAGCACCCACCTCGGCGCCGACGGGACGCTCCTGGACGCCGCCCGGGCCGCCGGCGCCCGCGGCCTGGTCGTGCAGGCCATGGGCGCCGGCAACGCACCCCGGGGCGTCATCGAGGCCGTCGAGGCCTCCTGCGCCGCAGGGGTTCCCGTGGTCATCACGTCCCGGGTGCCGGAAGGCCCGGTCGCCGCCGTCTACGGCACGGGCAGCGCGCTGCTGCGCGGCGGCGCCGTCCTGGCCGGCGACCTGTCCCCCTGGCAGGCCCGGACCGTCCTCGCGGTGGCCCTGGCCGCCGACCCCTCCGACCCCGCCCGGGCCTGCGCCCGCGCGTTCGCCCGGCCCTGA
- a CDS encoding phytanoyl-CoA dioxygenase family protein, producing MNAPTTPLRFREDDCDVTEFAKLVDRTTDLADYPHAAEVQQEVLVYDAAAVRTVVGTGGAGREAVEAELVRALTDGPGVVVFRGAFPDLDVVDRVSAVFDAVIADEKADGTAKGDHFAQAGANDRVWNALEKLAVRDPEAFVDYYANDVLALVSTAWLGPGYQVTSQVNLVRPGGRAQDPHRDYHLGFLSNPVAARYPAHVHLLSPVLTLQGAVAHSDMPVESGPTLYLPYSHQYPEGYLAWRRPEFREHFAEHHVQLPLAKGDAGFFNPALFHGAGSNVSADVQRSANLLQVSSAFGRAMETVDRVKVAKAVYPALLSRQGSGAGEEFLANAVAAATEGYPFPTNLDLDPNVGGLTPLSQTELLTRALAEGWDAATTSAELDAYAARRRTDGI from the coding sequence GTGAACGCACCCACGACCCCCCTGCGCTTCCGCGAGGACGACTGCGACGTCACCGAGTTCGCGAAGCTCGTCGACCGCACGACGGACCTGGCCGACTACCCGCACGCCGCCGAGGTCCAGCAGGAGGTCCTCGTCTACGACGCGGCCGCCGTGCGCACCGTCGTCGGCACCGGCGGGGCCGGCCGCGAGGCCGTCGAGGCCGAACTCGTCCGCGCCCTCACCGACGGCCCCGGCGTCGTCGTCTTCCGCGGCGCCTTCCCCGACCTGGACGTCGTCGACCGCGTCAGCGCCGTCTTCGACGCGGTCATCGCCGACGAGAAGGCCGACGGGACGGCCAAGGGCGACCACTTCGCGCAGGCCGGTGCCAACGACCGCGTCTGGAACGCGCTGGAGAAGCTCGCCGTGCGCGACCCGGAGGCGTTCGTCGACTACTACGCCAACGACGTCCTCGCCCTCGTCTCCACGGCGTGGCTCGGCCCCGGCTACCAGGTCACCTCCCAGGTGAACCTCGTGCGCCCCGGCGGCCGGGCCCAGGACCCGCACCGCGACTACCACCTGGGTTTCCTGTCCAACCCCGTCGCGGCGCGCTACCCCGCGCACGTCCACCTGCTCTCCCCCGTGCTGACCCTGCAGGGGGCGGTCGCGCACAGCGACATGCCCGTCGAGAGCGGCCCGACGCTGTACCTGCCGTACTCCCACCAGTACCCGGAGGGGTACCTCGCCTGGCGCCGGCCGGAGTTCCGCGAGCACTTCGCCGAGCACCACGTCCAGCTCCCCCTGGCCAAGGGCGACGCCGGGTTCTTCAACCCCGCCCTGTTCCACGGCGCGGGCTCGAACGTCTCCGCCGACGTCCAGCGCTCGGCGAACCTGCTGCAGGTCTCCTCCGCGTTCGGCCGGGCCATGGAGACCGTCGACCGGGTCAAGGTCGCCAAGGCCGTCTACCCGGCCCTGCTGTCGCGCCAGGGTTCCGGCGCCGGGGAGGAGTTCCTGGCGAACGCCGTGGCGGCCGCGACCGAGGGCTACCCGTTCCCCACGAACCTCGACCTGGACCCGAACGTGGGCGGTCTGACGCCGCTGTCGCAGACCGAGCTGCTCACCCGGGCCCTGGCCGAGGGGTGGGACGCGGCGACGACGTCGGCCGAGCTCGACGCCTACGCCGCGCGCCGGCGCACCGACGGGATCTGA
- a CDS encoding polysaccharide deacetylase family protein encodes MAKEIFVAFGTDVDAVGGWLGSYGGADSPDDISRGVFAGEVGVPRLVELFRRYDLTQTWFWPGHSIETFPEQFEACVAAGHEIGVHGYSHENPIAMSREQEETVLDHCIDLVQSRTGRRPTGYVAPWWEFSTVTNEILLDRGIRYDHSLMHRDFTPYYVRVGDSWTPIDYDKPATEWMKPLVRGRETDLVEIPANWYLDDLPPMMFIKSSPNSHGFVNPRDIEQMWRDQFDWVYRENDYAVFTMTIHPDVSGRPQVLMALERLIEHISGHSGVTWTTFDAIATDFTSRFPRTDVTA; translated from the coding sequence ATGGCCAAGGAGATCTTCGTCGCCTTCGGTACCGACGTCGACGCCGTCGGCGGCTGGCTCGGCTCCTACGGCGGGGCCGACTCCCCCGACGACATCTCCCGCGGCGTGTTCGCGGGCGAGGTCGGCGTGCCCCGGCTCGTCGAGCTGTTCCGCCGCTACGACCTGACCCAGACGTGGTTCTGGCCCGGTCACTCCATCGAGACCTTCCCCGAGCAGTTCGAGGCCTGCGTCGCCGCCGGGCACGAGATCGGCGTCCACGGGTACAGCCACGAGAACCCGATCGCCATGTCGCGCGAGCAGGAGGAGACCGTCCTCGACCACTGCATCGACCTCGTCCAGTCCCGCACCGGCAGGCGCCCCACCGGGTACGTCGCCCCCTGGTGGGAGTTCAGCACCGTCACCAACGAGATCCTGCTCGACCGCGGCATCCGGTACGACCACTCGCTCATGCACCGCGACTTCACGCCGTACTACGTGCGGGTCGGCGACAGCTGGACGCCCATCGACTACGACAAGCCCGCGACGGAGTGGATGAAACCCCTCGTCCGCGGCCGCGAGACCGACCTCGTCGAGATTCCCGCGAACTGGTACCTCGACGACCTGCCGCCGATGATGTTCATCAAGTCCAGCCCGAACAGCCACGGGTTCGTCAACCCCCGCGACATCGAGCAGATGTGGCGCGACCAGTTCGACTGGGTGTACCGGGAGAACGACTACGCCGTGTTCACCATGACGATCCACCCCGACGTCTCCGGCCGGCCGCAGGTCCTCATGGCCCTCGAACGGCTCATCGAGCACATCAGCGGCCACTCCGGCGTCACCTGGACGACGTTCGACGCCATCGCCACCGACTTCACCTCCCGCTTCCCCCGGACGGACGTGACCGCGTGA
- a CDS encoding SDR family oxidoreductase, translating into MQLQGRVALVTGAASGIGAAIARAYAAEGADLVVVDRDGDRVQALARELPSATAHALDVTDAEATRRVVDGVAAEHGRLDVLVNCAGILTEVPLVEMDVDTWDRMIDVDLRSVFLMSRWAAPHMVARNWGRIVNVASQLGLKGGESLTHYSAAKAGVIGFTKAAARELAPHGVLVNAIAPGPVNTPLVDGLSPEWKRAKQAELPLGRFGDPEEIAPTAVLLASDPGGNLYVGQTLGPNSGDVMP; encoded by the coding sequence GTGCAGTTGCAGGGGAGGGTCGCGCTGGTCACCGGCGCGGCCAGCGGGATCGGCGCGGCCATCGCCCGCGCCTACGCCGCGGAGGGGGCCGACCTCGTCGTCGTCGACCGCGACGGCGACCGGGTGCAGGCGCTGGCGCGGGAACTGCCGTCGGCCACCGCGCACGCGCTCGACGTCACCGACGCCGAGGCCACCCGGCGGGTCGTCGACGGGGTCGCCGCCGAGCACGGGCGGCTGGACGTCCTGGTGAACTGCGCCGGCATCCTCACCGAGGTCCCGCTCGTGGAGATGGACGTCGACACGTGGGACCGGATGATCGACGTCGACCTGCGCAGCGTGTTCCTCATGAGCCGCTGGGCCGCCCCGCACATGGTGGCCCGGAACTGGGGACGCATCGTCAACGTCGCCTCCCAGCTGGGGCTGAAGGGCGGGGAGTCGCTCACCCACTACAGCGCCGCCAAGGCCGGGGTGATCGGGTTCACCAAGGCCGCCGCGCGCGAACTGGCCCCCCACGGGGTGCTCGTCAACGCCATCGCGCCGGGCCCGGTGAACACCCCGCTCGTCGACGGGCTCAGCCCGGAGTGGAAGCGGGCCAAGCAGGCCGAACTGCCGCTGGGACGTTTCGGGGACCCCGAGGAGATCGCCCCGACGGCCGTGCTGCTGGCCAGCGACCCCGGCGGGAACCTCTACGTCGGGCAGACGCTGGGCCCGAACTCCGGGGACGTGATGCCCTGA
- a CDS encoding MFS transporter produces MSTPTTAKVEPWNRTITPRTLLAVSLVCFLAWVFSVYDYTLFGTLLPVIADDFGWSSAFAAGVNTWVTVGVFLVSLVVGTLLDRFGRKRALIITVIGAAISSGLTGLAAGAVSLVVIRAFSGFGASEEVVNAVYLNEVYAKAKRRGFMYSFVQSGWPVGALVAAGLTAVILPHLGWRWTFVVAMVPAVLVAIAATRLPESPAYAALKEVRRLRAAGEDDAASRIARAHGLSDTDHHASRVRDVFTPELRRHTICLALAWLFNWMAIQVFSVLGTSVLTEAKGFSFDNSLIVLVLANAVGFCGYIFHGWVGDRIGRRTTIIAGWSVGAVVTAAMLLGPDSSAWVMVTYSLSLFFLTGPYAALLFYMGESFPAQVRGMGTNVAHVMGPVGGIAGSALLTVLLSAGTGMRTAALVTGSVFMLLSGIVMLGARDTGNRTVEVEQEAAA; encoded by the coding sequence GTGAGCACACCGACCACCGCGAAGGTCGAACCCTGGAACCGGACGATCACGCCGCGGACGCTGCTCGCGGTCTCCCTCGTCTGCTTCCTGGCCTGGGTGTTCTCCGTCTACGACTACACCCTCTTCGGCACGCTGCTGCCCGTCATCGCCGACGACTTCGGCTGGTCCTCGGCCTTCGCCGCCGGGGTCAACACCTGGGTGACGGTCGGGGTGTTCCTCGTCTCCCTGGTCGTGGGCACCCTGCTGGACCGGTTCGGCCGCAAGCGCGCCCTCATCATCACCGTCATCGGCGCGGCGATCTCCTCCGGGCTCACCGGCCTGGCCGCCGGCGCCGTCTCCCTCGTCGTCATCCGCGCGTTCTCCGGCTTCGGCGCCTCCGAGGAGGTCGTCAACGCCGTCTACCTCAACGAGGTGTACGCCAAGGCCAAGCGCCGCGGCTTCATGTACAGCTTCGTGCAGTCCGGCTGGCCCGTGGGCGCCCTCGTCGCCGCCGGGCTGACCGCGGTGATCCTGCCGCACCTGGGGTGGCGCTGGACGTTCGTCGTCGCCATGGTCCCCGCCGTCCTCGTGGCGATCGCCGCGACCCGGCTGCCCGAGAGCCCGGCCTACGCCGCGCTCAAGGAGGTCCGCCGGTTGCGGGCCGCCGGCGAGGACGACGCGGCGTCGCGGATCGCCCGGGCGCACGGGCTGTCCGACACCGACCACCACGCCTCCCGCGTGCGGGACGTGTTCACCCCCGAGCTGCGCCGGCACACGATCTGCCTGGCCCTGGCGTGGCTGTTCAACTGGATGGCCATCCAGGTGTTCTCGGTGCTGGGGACCAGCGTCCTCACCGAGGCGAAGGGCTTCAGCTTCGACAACTCCCTCATCGTGCTGGTGCTGGCCAACGCCGTCGGGTTCTGCGGCTACATCTTCCACGGCTGGGTCGGCGACCGCATCGGCCGCCGGACCACGATCATCGCGGGCTGGAGCGTCGGCGCCGTCGTCACCGCGGCCATGTTGCTGGGCCCCGACTCCAGCGCCTGGGTCATGGTCACCTACTCGTTGTCGCTGTTCTTCCTCACCGGCCCGTACGCGGCGCTGCTGTTCTACATGGGCGAGTCGTTCCCGGCCCAGGTGCGCGGCATGGGCACCAACGTCGCGCACGTCATGGGCCCGGTCGGCGGCATCGCCGGTTCGGCGCTGCTGACCGTCCTGCTCTCGGCCGGCACCGGGATGCGCACGGCCGCCCTCGTCACCGGCTCGGTGTTCATGCTGCTGTCCGGCATCGTCATGCTCGGCGCCCGCGACACCGGCAACCGCACCGTCGAGGTCGAGCAGGAGGCGGCGGCGTGA
- a CDS encoding substrate-binding domain-containing protein yields the protein MNTSRRPATLADVATAAGVHPSTASRALGAGTGISPRTVERVRAVAGDLGYRPDPAASSLRTRRSGLIGVLVPRLTDIVLATIYEGLDAAAAEAGYQTFVANTSDDPEVRRRRLRALLDRRVDGLVLGDARLDDDLLPEIAARGLPYVLVSRRSRGHLSVTTDDLAGGRLAARHLLELGHRRVGVVAGQPFSSTGVERTQGFREEFAAAGHPVPDDLVVTGRYDVPGGHAAALRLLRADPRPTAVFAVNDFNAIGVMGALRENGLRVGSDVAVVGYNDVSIAAELPVPLTTVRSPMVEMGRQGMARLLARAAGTPVRSVRLRPELVARESSGAALG from the coding sequence GTGAACACCAGCCGCCGCCCGGCCACGCTCGCGGACGTGGCCACCGCCGCCGGTGTCCACCCCTCGACCGCGTCGCGGGCCCTGGGCGCCGGGACCGGCATCTCCCCCCGCACCGTCGAGCGCGTCCGCGCGGTGGCCGGGGACCTCGGCTACCGGCCCGACCCGGCCGCCTCCTCGCTGCGGACCCGGCGCAGCGGCCTCATCGGGGTGCTCGTGCCGCGCCTGACCGACATCGTCCTGGCCACGATCTACGAGGGGCTGGACGCGGCGGCCGCCGAGGCCGGGTACCAGACCTTCGTCGCCAACACCTCCGACGACCCCGAGGTCCGCCGTCGCCGGCTGCGGGCGCTGCTGGACCGGCGGGTCGACGGGCTGGTGCTGGGCGACGCCCGCCTCGACGACGACCTGCTGCCGGAGATCGCGGCCCGGGGACTGCCCTACGTCCTGGTCTCCCGCCGCAGCCGCGGCCACCTGTCCGTCACGACCGACGACCTCGCCGGCGGCCGCCTCGCCGCGCGCCACCTGCTGGAGCTGGGGCACCGCCGCGTCGGGGTCGTCGCCGGTCAGCCGTTCTCCAGCACGGGCGTCGAGCGCACCCAGGGGTTCCGGGAGGAGTTCGCGGCGGCCGGCCACCCGGTCCCCGACGACCTCGTGGTCACCGGCCGCTACGACGTCCCGGGCGGTCACGCGGCGGCGCTGAGGCTCCTGCGGGCCGACCCGCGGCCCACGGCGGTCTTCGCCGTCAACGACTTCAACGCGATCGGGGTGATGGGGGCCCTGCGCGAGAACGGCCTGCGGGTCGGCTCCGACGTCGCCGTCGTCGGGTACAACGACGTCTCGATCGCCGCCGAGCTCCCCGTGCCGCTGACGACCGTCCGCTCACCGATGGTGGAGATGGGGCGGCAGGGGATGGCGCGCCTGCTCGCCCGGGCCGCCGGGACACCGGTGCGCTCGGTCCGGCTGCGGCCCGAACTCGTCGCCCGGGAGTCCTCCGGGGCCGCGCTGGGCTGA
- a CDS encoding SDR family NAD(P)-dependent oxidoreductase, which translates to MEGKVAVITGGASGIGRALAVAYARAGAASVVGFFPGDPHDVGETVAAVAAAGGRCLPVAVDVADAASVDALADAAVGEFGRLDIGVAAAGVLRRAPLAELDDAAWDAMLNVDLTGVLRTFRSCAGRMGGPGALVAVSSIAGGVYGWDDHAHYAAAKSGVLGLCRSLAVELAPRGIRVNSVVPGLIESPQSLDPVNSLGPEGLAAAGASIPRGRVGTVDEAARVIRFLTGDDSAYVTGQSLVVDGGLTVRWPS; encoded by the coding sequence CTGGAGGGCAAGGTCGCCGTCATCACCGGCGGCGCCAGCGGCATCGGCCGGGCCCTGGCCGTGGCCTACGCCCGCGCCGGCGCGGCGAGCGTCGTGGGGTTCTTCCCCGGCGACCCGCACGACGTCGGCGAGACGGTGGCCGCCGTGGCGGCCGCCGGCGGGCGCTGCCTGCCGGTGGCGGTCGACGTGGCCGACGCCGCCTCCGTCGACGCCCTGGCCGACGCGGCGGTCGGGGAGTTCGGCCGCCTCGACATCGGCGTCGCCGCCGCGGGCGTCCTGCGGCGCGCGCCGCTGGCCGAGCTCGACGACGCCGCCTGGGACGCGATGCTGAACGTGGACCTCACCGGCGTCCTGCGCACGTTCCGCTCCTGCGCCGGGCGCATGGGCGGGCCCGGGGCGCTGGTCGCGGTCTCCTCGATCGCCGGCGGCGTCTACGGCTGGGACGACCACGCCCACTACGCCGCCGCGAAGTCCGGGGTCCTGGGGTTGTGCCGGTCCCTCGCGGTGGAGCTGGCCCCGCGCGGGATCCGGGTGAACTCCGTGGTCCCGGGCCTCATCGAGAGCCCGCAGTCGCTGGACCCGGTGAACTCCCTGGGGCCCGAGGGCCTGGCGGCCGCCGGGGCCTCGATCCCCAGGGGCCGGGTCGGGACCGTCGACGAGGCGGCCCGGGTCATCCGGTTCCTGACCGGCGACGACTCCGCGTACGTCACCGGCCAGAGCCTGGTCGTGGACGGCGGGCTCACGGTCCGCTGGCCGAGCTGA